The DNA sequence CATAGGCCCAGTAACATGTTGATGTCAACTTCATATACATGTTCATATCAGATTTGCAGATGATGTGATTGAAGCGTCAGATGGGAGTCTATACTTTAGTGTTGCAAGCACCAAATTTGGACTCCATAATTGGTATCTGGATGTGcttgaggcaaaaccacatgGGCAGCTGCTCAAGTATGACCCTTCATCAAATGAGACTTCAATTTTACTTGAGGGTTTGGGTTTTGCTAATGGGGTTGCAGTTTCAGAAGACCAGGATTATCTGGTGGTCTGCGAAACATGGAAGTAAGCTTGACTGATGTAACATTAACATCTTTGTGATAAAATGAGCATGTAACTAATAGTAGGTCTTGTATGGGGTAGATTCAGGTGCCTAAGGTATTGGCTCAAGGGAGATAAGAGAGGGCAGACGGAGATCTTCATTGAGAACCTTCCCGGTGCACCGGACAACATCAATCTTGCTCCGGATGGGTCTTTCTGGATTGCTCTACTTAAGGTCACAATTTTAAGTTCATCTTTTGGTTTGTGAATTATTGCAGCAGACCAAGTACTAACTAGTATCAATGACCTGTATATGCATGCTGCAGTTGACTTCAGACGGGCTGGAGTTTGTGCACAGCTCCAGAGCAGCAAAACACTTGATAGCAACATCTGGGAAATTAGTAGAACTAGTCAGTGGATTACATAAGAAAGCTACAGTGGTGAATGTGGGAGCTGATggcaagataatcaagaagctcgAGGATCCTAATGGAAGTGTGATGTCGTTTGTGACATCGGCTGTGGAATTTGACAATCATCTTTACTTGGGGAGCTTGCAGAACAACTTCATTGGCAAGTTGCCACTGAATGTTGCATAATGCTCATTTCCTAGCATCAGTAGCATGAATAAAGATATTGCTTTACTTCTCATGGTGAAATAAAAGTACTTCCGTGCAAAATGTTTACATGAATCCTCGTGTATCTACTTTCAAGGACAAAACTATGAGCAATTGAAGAAACTAAGATTTTTGACCTATCGTAACCTCATTTTCTTCTCTGGATTCTTCTCAACCCCATTAGGGGATTGCTTTTCCGATGCACTTGATCTGTTGTCTGTCACCTTTTTGCTGTTGATAAACTCTGAGAAGGATGGAATTGCTGGCAAAATTGTACTTGGGGAATCACTTTGCGTTGGTGACAGAGCTACAGAAGCTTCCAGTCTAACACTCTCATGTAAGTCATTTCCGGTGATTTCTGTTGCTCTGTCCACCAAGGGTGATAGCGTTGCAAAAGGTCCTGTCTCCACCAATGGCGATTGTGATGCAGAAGGTGCTGTTTTGAGCGGAGTATTCTCTGACGGGGAACTGGTTATGGGGCAGAGACGATCAGTTAAGTCAGTAGAATTTACGGTTGATAACCACCTCACTGTGCTTGCGACTTGAGAATAATAGAATGATTTCCCAGTTTTCCCATATTTTTTGTAACATTCATTTTCAAGGAAAGATGCCGATTTTTCCACCTCAATCCTGCATCAAAAATTTCAGACAATGAGAACCTCTACATTACTTGCAAAGAGTAGTAGTGAGAAAACTTGAAATCAAGTAATTAATTGCCCTGTTGCAAATAACAATGACATACCAGTTAAAAGGACCTTTAAACCTCTATATAAGTTCCAAATACCTATATGATAATAAACAGTTGCCTAATTGAATGCAACACATCTGGCCTTCATGATGTCATATATGGACCGCCAATTTTAAATAAAGAACTTCTCTGAAAATATCAAATCCGGGTGAAACAATTAACTTACTTTAAGTTTCCAAGTCGTTGCTGAGCCTGCTTTACAGCATTTTCTAATCTCTGCTTGCTTGCTTCTCTCAGCGTATCAGATATAGCATTCTTGTTAAGTTTATCCGTCTGTCATCAAATTAGGCAAAAAAGCAGCTGTTCAGGGAAAAGATCTCTGCACATATTATTAAATAATATTTATGAAAGTGATGTATAGCATATTTCTAACTGCATTAGGGCCCTATCATACTTCTAACTAGAGAAACATTCAATATGCCAGATTGAACCTGCTTATCAGATTTATTCTggtaatatttttcttctgcACGCTGCAAGGCTTCCAATTTTTCATCGATCAACTTTGATCTGGTAAGGCTCTTGACAGCTACAAGGTCCGCAACATCATCTGAGTTGTGACAGAGATAATGAGTGAGAACATACAGTTGTCAAGATTCTCATTCCTTCTGTCacccaaaagaaacaatgataTCTTATGAAAAAACAATACCATCAGAATCAGATATGTCTTCCTCAGAACAACTTGCTTCATCATCACGGTTCCAGAATTCAGAGGACTGATCTTCATTAACCTTATTTGAGGAGCTGAAAATGAAAGACATGAATGAATAACCAAGCTCCTAATTTGGTATACCTTTAGAAGGCTAATGACTAATTAAGGCTGATTAACTATGGAATTTTGATCACGTCCTTTGCAACAATTGAGCCTAACTATGGCCCAAGGCCACTAAAACCACTACTCTATGTAACATTTAATGGTAACTGCAAACTTCTTTTTTGAAGCAATATTAGTATTATATTCAAAACCCAAGGTCCTTTATAAGAGAATTTAAATAACTAAATCTGCAAGTATCAGcaacatacaaaa is a window from the Rosa chinensis cultivar Old Blush chromosome 2, RchiOBHm-V2, whole genome shotgun sequence genome containing:
- the LOC112187370 gene encoding protein STRICTOSIDINE SYNTHASE-LIKE 4 isoform X1, which codes for MALKHLLTSCSGFVLACLLAFTVQLYLFSPISPVSLELPPPSSSPLPQNNILQRVIKIGDGVLLKPEDIALDKEGTLYTATRDGWIKRLHRNGSWEDWKMLNSHTLLGITITNEGDLVACDVDQGLLKVTENGVTVLASHVNGSKIRFADDVIEASDGSLYFSVASTKFGLHNWYLDVLEAKPHGQLLKYDPSSNETSILLEGLGFANGVAVSEDQDYLVVCETWKFRCLRYWLKGDKRGQTEIFIENLPGAPDNINLAPDGSFWIALLKLTSDGLEFVHSSRAAKHLIATSGKLVELVSGLHKKATVVNVGADGKIIKKLEDPNGSVMSFVTSAVEFDNHLYLGSLQNNFIGKLPLNVA
- the LOC112187370 gene encoding protein STRICTOSIDINE SYNTHASE-LIKE 4 isoform X2, coding for MALKHLLTSCSGFVLACLLAFTVQLYLFSPISPVSLELPPPSSSPLPQNNILQRVIKIGDGVLLKPEDIALDKEGTLYTATRDGWIKRLHRNGSWEDWKMLNSHTLLGITITNEGDLVACDVDQGLLKVTENGVTVLASHVNGSKIRFADDVIEASDGSLYFSVASTKFGLHNWYLDVLEAKPHGQLLKYDPSSNETSILLEGLGFANGVAVSEDQDYLVVCETWKCLRYWLKGDKRGQTEIFIENLPGAPDNINLAPDGSFWIALLKLTSDGLEFVHSSRAAKHLIATSGKLVELVSGLHKKATVVNVGADGKIIKKLEDPNGSVMSFVTSAVEFDNHLYLGSLQNNFIGKLPLNVA